In Vibrio mangrovi, the DNA window TCTTATATCGATCGGGAAGCAGTCAGACTCACTCTGAAAGAGCGGTTACAGAAACAGCGCTTTGAAAACCATATGTTGAATGAACAGGCCTGGGAGATGCTGCTCAAGCAATAGGGTTGTTATATGCTCAATTATTCGCTCTTACGATTAACGCCAATCTGTTGAATGTATTTGTCAACTGATAACAATTTCCAAGTGGTCAATCAAATCAGAAATAACGGTACTTTTTCCGGTACGTGATTCAAAAATGAGTTGATTTTTATTACCGGAATATATTGGAAATTGATTGGCTAAATGGTCAGGGATGTCATAGTTGATAGATAGGGACTTGAACGGTCCGATATGGAACTTTCCCCCTCGATAGTCGGAAAACTCTTTCTTCAGACGATTTGTCCAGCCACTGGTTTCAAAGTGATATTTCACCAGAAAGAAGGTTGGAAAGATCAGATCTTCTTCTATGGGGATCGTTGTGTATGCTGGTGTCGTTTCCCCGATACGGTGCTTAAGTTCAGAGATGTTCAGTTTCTCGATACTCTGTTCTAAAGAATCGTCTACTTTAAAGGCTATACCACTAAATCCTTCAAATGCAGTTCCCTGAATCCCAAAACGGACCTTGAAATTTATGAATTCAAGGTTAATGTCTCCAAAGTTTACACCAACGGAGATGTATTCATCTTTCTCTACCAAAGGCCACGCAAGGGGTAATCCGAGTCTTTCGGCAACTTGATTTGCAACATCTGCAGGATTATCCACCTCAATCATAAGATGATCTATTTCAAACATGCTCTGTTTCTCCTCTTTTTCCTTTTCCATGAAGGAATTGAATCTCATGACTTTAGAATCCATCGACGGTTTACCGATTTGCTAAACGATCAACGTTAATTCAGGCTCGTATGATTGTGAATATGCAACAGGGAAAGGTCAACTAGTCTGAGTAGACACAACAGCAAGCTGATCCTTTTCACATCCTTCGGTGCAAATGGGTCTTCTTTGCCTGTAAATCTAAAAGTTTCGCCTACACTTTAATCATGTGAGTTCATTTGGATATCTTGATGACAGATCAAAACATTGGGCAAATACTTCAGGCCTTCAACAATATTGAATCCAAGATCCAAGAGCAGAATGGCATGTTGCGGGAGCTGACTTCAAAGGTAAAATCACTTGAAGCGCAAAACAAGCAATTGGTTCAAATGGTTCATCGGCTACAAACTCCTTCAACACCTCCGGAGCAGTTTGGGCAGAGCAAAGCTGAGTTTCAGGAAACGGTAACCCGGAGTCTGCGCTCTCTTGAAGATAAGTCGAAGAAAGCGATTGAACTGATTAAAGCCAATGGCGGAGGTAAAAAACGTGCCTGGCCGTAATTATCATTCGACGAGACTGGATAGTTCTGGTTTGAGTTGTCAGTGTGTCGATATGTTATAAACCCAGAGATGACAGTTGTGAAAGGCGGTATTGTTTTGCTCATATCTGAGTCGTTATCTTTTATGTTTCATTTATCTATCAGGTTCCCTGATTCCAGTAAAATAGCACCGTTTTTTATAAATTTTGATGTGTATCAAAATTCATCAGGCTTGGCTCTGAAGAACTGTGATTCTGCTATTTTTGATATAGATGATCTGATCATGTATGGGTTGTAGATAATGGATAATCTGACACTGCTTGAAACATTAGTCATAATCATGAGTATTAATGTTATTTTCACTTTCATTACTTCAGCTCGTGTTAATCGAACTGTTTCAATCGGGTGGCGAATATCCTCTGTGATGGTCTTTACTGGATGTGCACTTCTGGTTATGCAACAGTTGTTGTCTTCATTTTTTTCTATAATTTTATCTAATTATATATTGTTGCTGGGGTTTTATTTTCAGATATATACATCTATTCTCATTGATTTTGGTTATAATGTTTTAAAGAAGAAGTTTATATTTTTCATAAGTTTAGTTTATGCGGCTTCATTCTTGTATTTTACCTATGTGGATTTTAATACAACGGCTAGGATTATTTCTATATCATCTATACTACTTGGATTGTATCTATATGCGATAATAATCCTTTACAAAAAGAATAGTATAAAAATAAAAGAATTATACTATGCTTACATATTTGCATCTGTATTTTATGTCTATAGAATACTATCTACGTTTGATGGTGTTGGGGATGTCAGCTCTTTATTTGATAAAAACATTGTAACTACGCTATCATTTTTATTTTTGATTGTATTTAATCTGTTTTATCTAATCGGTGTTTTTAACTGTATAAATAGAGAAAAAGAGAATGAATTACTTCTGGAAAAAAATAAATTTAAATATTTTCTTGATTTCATTAATGATGCCGCTAAAAATCTGGAGTTATCAGAACTGTATCCTGCTATCGAAAAGGTATTGAGGCTATCATTTGGTGTGGGGACAGCTGCAATTTTTTTAAGAAATGAAGGGGAAAGTGAATATTCTCATTCAGTTGTATATGACTTTAATGATCTAGAACTTCCTATCCAAAAATTGAGTAAGACGATCAAATTAGGAGAAGGAATGTCAGGAAAAGCTGTACAAAAAGATAAAGTGCTAAGAATTGACATTGAACAATACCCTAATAGAGAAATTGCGATCGAGTGTCAATTAAAGGGTGCAACGCAAATGGTTGCTATTCCTCTTAAAATATCAGGAGATATTATTGGTGCGATAACGATGATTTATTCTAATGGACATCAGAGAGTATACACATTAGATAATAAATTCTGTTATACACTTGGTGAACAAATTGCATTATTAATACAAAATGCATTAAATTATAAAAAAATACAATCGTTGGCAAATTCTGATCCTATGACTCATCTTTTTAACCGAAGAAAAGGTGTGGAAATTTTTTCATTAGAATTAAAACGATTAAGCAGAAATGATAATAAGCTAACAGTAGCTATGTTGGATTTAGATAATTTTAAAAAGATTAATGATACATTTGGGCATGAATGTGGTGATTCTGTTATC includes these proteins:
- a CDS encoding VOC family protein, giving the protein MEKEKEEKQSMFEIDHLMIEVDNPADVANQVAERLGLPLAWPLVEKDEYISVGVNFGDINLEFINFKVRFGIQGTAFEGFSGIAFKVDDSLEQSIEKLNISELKHRIGETTPAYTTIPIEEDLIFPTFFLVKYHFETSGWTNRLKKEFSDYRGGKFHIGPFKSLSINYDIPDHLANQFPIYSGNKNQLIFESRTGKSTVISDLIDHLEIVIS
- a CDS encoding sensor domain-containing diguanylate cyclase; its protein translation is MDNLTLLETLVIIMSINVIFTFITSARVNRTVSIGWRISSVMVFTGCALLVMQQLLSSFFSIILSNYILLLGFYFQIYTSILIDFGYNVLKKKFIFFISLVYAASFLYFTYVDFNTTARIISISSILLGLYLYAIIILYKKNSIKIKELYYAYIFASVFYVYRILSTFDGVGDVSSLFDKNIVTTLSFLFLIVFNLFYLIGVFNCINREKENELLLEKNKFKYFLDFINDAAKNLELSELYPAIEKVLRLSFGVGTAAIFLRNEGESEYSHSVVYDFNDLELPIQKLSKTIKLGEGMSGKAVQKDKVLRIDIEQYPNREIAIECQLKGATQMVAIPLKISGDIIGAITMIYSNGHQRVYTLDNKFCYTLGEQIALLIQNALNYKKIQSLANSDPMTHLFNRRKGVEIFSLELKRLSRNDNKLTVAMLDLDNFKKINDTFGHECGDSVIKNAANMFKEICRETDYIFRWGGEEFLILFIDTDISGAYSIAEHMRSRIERNSIPCIDSFPSTISIGLAETSGDETMDQVLSRADKALYSAKDKGRNRVEASY